One Actinomadura viridis genomic region harbors:
- a CDS encoding tetratricopeptide repeat-containing protein, which translates to MSRHNAEESVTRYRALVAEDPATYLPSLARSLNNLSASLAEAGEVRAALDPAHEAVEIRRRLAEADPGAYLPELAASLNNLGIRLSQIGEVRAALHPAHEAVEIRRRLAEADPGAYLPELAASLNNLGIRLSQIGEVRAALHPTREAVEIFRNLIIVEPRAYLPELASALSNLGIRLSEVGEVRAALDPAHEAVEIRRRLAEADPGAYLPELAGSLNNLSVSLAGVGEVRAALDPAHEAVEIRRRLAEADPGAYLPELASALSNLGIRLSEVGEVRAALDPAHEAVEIRRRLAEADPGAYLPELAGSLNNLSVSLAGVGEVRAALDPAHEAVEIRRRLAEADPGAYLPELASALSNLGIRLSEVGEVRAALDPAHEAVEIRRRLAEADPGAYLPELAGSLNNLSVSLAGVGEVRAALDPAHEAVEIRRRLAEADPGAYLPELAGSLNNLASVYEAAGDLSRALPLYEQALADLEHVLGPDHPSTLASRNNLASAYKAAGDLSRALPLYEQALADLEHVLGPDHPSTLASRNNLASAYKAAGDLSRALPLYEQALADSIRILGERHPTTQAIQGNLHSFER; encoded by the coding sequence ATGAGTCGCCATAATGCCGAAGAATCGGTGACTCGTTATCGAGCGCTAGTTGCAGAAGACCCTGCTACTTATCTGCCTAGTTTGGCTAGGTCTCTCAATAACCTGAGCGCTTCCCTTGCTGAGGCTGGTGAGGTGCGTGCCGCGCTCGACCCTGCTCATGAGGCGGTTGAGATCCGCCGCAGGTTGGCTGAAGCGGATCCCGGCGCCTACCTGCCTGAACTGGCCGCATCCCTCAACAACCTCGGAATTCGTCTCTCGCAGATTGGCGAAGTGCGTGCCGCGCTCCACCCTGCTCATGAGGCGGTTGAGATCCGCCGCAGGTTGGCTGAAGCGGATCCCGGCGCCTACCTGCCTGAACTGGCCGCATCCCTCAACAACCTCGGAATTCGTCTCTCGCAGATTGGCGAAGTGCGTGCCGCGCTCCACCCTACTCGTGAGGCGGTTGAAATATTCCGAAACCTAATTATTGTTGAACCTCGCGCCTACCTACCTGAGCTGGCTTCTGCGTTGAGTAACCTCGGAATTCGCTTGTCAGAAGTGGGCGAGGTGCGTGCTGCGCTCGACCCTGCTCATGAGGCGGTTGAGATCCGCCGCAGGTTGGCTGAAGCGGATCCCGGCGCCTACCTGCCTGAGCTGGCCGGATCTCTCAACAACCTCAGCGTTTCTCTCGCTGGGGTTGGTGAGGTGCGTGCCGCGCTCGACCCTGCTCATGAGGCGGTTGAGATCCGCCGCAGGTTGGCTGAAGCGGATCCCGGCGCCTACCTGCCTGAACTGGCTTCTGCGTTGAGTAACCTCGGAATTCGCTTGTCAGAAGTGGGCGAGGTGCGTGCTGCGCTCGACCCTGCTCATGAGGCGGTTGAGATCCGCCGCAGGTTGGCTGAAGCGGATCCCGGCGCCTACCTGCCTGAGCTGGCCGGATCTCTCAACAACCTCAGCGTTTCTCTCGCTGGGGTTGGTGAGGTGCGTGCCGCGCTCGACCCTGCTCATGAGGCGGTTGAGATCCGCCGCAGGTTGGCTGAAGCGGATCCCGGCGCCTACCTGCCTGAACTGGCTTCTGCGTTGAGTAACCTCGGAATTCGCTTGTCAGAAGTGGGCGAGGTGCGTGCTGCGCTCGACCCTGCTCATGAGGCGGTTGAGATCCGCCGCAGGTTGGCTGAAGCGGATCCCGGCGCCTACCTGCCTGAGCTGGCCGGATCTCTCAACAACCTCAGCGTTTCTCTCGCTGGGGTTGGTGAGGTGCGTGCCGCGCTCGACCCTGCTCATGAGGCGGTTGAGATCCGCCGCAGGTTGGCTGAAGCGGATCCCGGCGCCTACCTGCCTGAACTGGCCGGATCTCTCAACAATCTCGCCAGTGTCTACGAGGCGGCGGGAGATCTAAGCCGGGCTCTCCCTTTGTACGAGCAGGCGCTAGCCGACCTGGAGCACGTGCTTGGTCCGGATCATCCATCCACTCTTGCATCCCGCAACAATCTCGCCAGTGCCTACAAGGCGGCGGGAGATCTAAGCCGGGCTCTCCCTTTGTACGAGCAGGCGCTAGCCGACCTGGAGCACGTGCTTGGTCCGGATCATCCATCCACTCTTGCATCCCGCAACAATCTCGCCAGTGCCTACAAGGCGGCGGGAGATCTAAGCCGGGCTCTCCCTTTGTACGAGCAGGCGCTAGCCGACTCTATCCGGATCCTGGGTGAGCGTCATCCGACCACTCAAGCAATTCAAGGCAATTTGCATTCGTTTGAACGGTAG
- a CDS encoding IS110 family transposase, translated as MKESIRVRAFCGIDWAEDHHDVALVDEAGQLLAKRRISDTVEGFEELLQLLADAGDDPDDPFPVAIETPRGLLVAALRATGRQVFAINPMAVARYRERHSVARKKSGHVDAMTLAGILRTDAHAHRPLPADTDLARAIAVLARAHQDAIWRRTRASNALRSLLREYFPVFLAAFADRTTNLAGRDARAVLAIALTPTAAVKLPRTRIAAALRRAGRQRGIDQLARRIHQALRQPQLHQPPLVERAMGEQARALLAVLDAECDNVDRLGLAVAEAFAQHPDYEIITSFPGLGDELGARLPAEIGDDRTWFADARALKAYAGSAPITRASGRSVSITRRSIKNNRLAATGFRWAFCAASKTGPARDHYQQRRDQGDRHPAALRHLFNRMLGQLHHCLQTRQTYDPLKAFPPPLSAAA; from the coding sequence GTGAAGGAGAGCATCCGGGTGAGAGCGTTCTGCGGGATCGACTGGGCCGAGGATCACCACGACGTCGCCCTGGTGGACGAGGCCGGCCAGCTGCTGGCCAAACGCCGGATCAGCGACACCGTCGAGGGCTTTGAGGAACTGCTCCAGCTGCTCGCCGACGCCGGCGACGACCCCGACGATCCATTCCCGGTGGCCATCGAAACGCCGCGCGGCCTGCTAGTGGCCGCGTTGCGCGCCACCGGCCGGCAGGTCTTCGCCATCAACCCGATGGCGGTGGCCCGCTATCGCGAGCGCCATTCGGTCGCCCGCAAGAAGTCCGGCCACGTCGACGCGATGACGCTGGCCGGGATCCTGCGCACCGACGCCCACGCTCACCGGCCGCTGCCGGCCGACACCGACCTGGCCCGCGCCATAGCCGTGCTGGCCCGCGCCCACCAGGACGCCATCTGGCGCCGCACCCGCGCCTCCAACGCGCTGCGCTCGCTGCTGCGCGAGTACTTCCCAGTCTTCCTGGCCGCCTTCGCCGACCGCACCACCAACCTGGCCGGCCGCGATGCTCGCGCCGTGCTGGCGATCGCGCTCACGCCGACGGCGGCTGTCAAGCTGCCGCGAACTCGCATCGCCGCGGCGTTGCGCCGGGCAGGTCGGCAGCGCGGGATCGACCAGCTGGCCCGGCGAATCCACCAGGCGCTGCGGCAGCCGCAACTGCACCAGCCGCCGCTGGTCGAACGGGCGATGGGTGAGCAGGCCCGCGCACTGCTGGCCGTCCTGGACGCCGAATGCGACAACGTTGACCGGCTCGGCCTGGCGGTCGCCGAGGCCTTCGCCCAGCACCCCGACTACGAGATCATCACCAGCTTCCCCGGCCTGGGTGACGAACTCGGAGCCAGGCTGCCGGCCGAGATCGGCGACGACCGGACATGGTTCGCCGACGCTCGCGCTCTGAAGGCATACGCCGGATCAGCACCGATCACCCGCGCCTCCGGGCGAAGCGTTTCCATCACCCGGCGCTCGATCAAGAACAACCGGCTGGCCGCCACCGGCTTTCGATGGGCGTTCTGCGCGGCCTCCAAAACCGGGCCTGCACGAGACCACTACCAGCAACGACGCGACCAGGGCGACCGGCACCCCGCCGCCCTACGGCACCTGTTCAACCGCATGCTCGGACAGCTCCACCACTGCCTCCAAACACGCCAGACCTACGACCCACTCAAGGCGTTCCCCCCGCCACTTTCGGCAGCCGCTTGA
- a CDS encoding DUF2637 domain-containing protein: protein MTRRVLGAVADSGPVLVLAAIAAAGSFTHIRDTATEHGQTGWMAWAIAVCIDLTCVMAAGERQRDKRTGRATGRLSWPTLVLVGGILLSLAANLAQADPTVWGWITAGTPAGAFLVAVSMLERRKTATAPADRSAAPSSDVPDVMTAPPSFGRPEAQPPSSSSSAPVVQDGGRPELAAPVPAVSDENQDEDGDADEGGQTTIPVPADQDAPSPTAPPSPSSSSSAAVPLVAFAHRVANEHQNRHGRPITRDALRARLGVSNQLASDLLRQIRTETA, encoded by the coding sequence ATGACCCGCCGTGTCCTGGGCGCGGTCGCCGACTCCGGCCCCGTCCTGGTCCTGGCCGCGATCGCGGCGGCAGGGTCGTTCACCCACATCCGCGACACCGCCACCGAACACGGCCAGACCGGATGGATGGCCTGGGCCATCGCCGTCTGCATCGACCTCACCTGCGTCATGGCCGCCGGAGAACGCCAGCGCGACAAGCGCACCGGACGAGCGACGGGGCGGCTGTCGTGGCCGACGCTGGTCCTGGTCGGCGGAATCCTGCTGTCCCTGGCCGCCAACCTTGCCCAAGCCGACCCGACCGTGTGGGGCTGGATCACTGCCGGCACTCCCGCCGGGGCCTTCCTGGTCGCCGTCTCCATGCTCGAACGCCGCAAAACCGCGACTGCCCCGGCGGACCGGTCGGCTGCCCCGTCCTCAGATGTCCCGGACGTGATGACCGCGCCCCCGTCCTTCGGACGCCCTGAGGCTCAACCGCCCTCGTCCTCGTCCTCGGCACCGGTGGTACAGGACGGGGGCCGTCCCGAACTGGCCGCGCCCGTCCCCGCTGTATCGGACGAGAACCAGGACGAGGACGGCGACGCGGACGAGGGCGGTCAGACCACGATCCCCGTCCCCGCAGACCAGGATGCCCCGTCCCCAACCGCGCCCCCGTCTCCGTCCTCGTCTTCGTCTGCGGCGGTGCCGCTGGTGGCCTTCGCCCACCGCGTCGCCAACGAACACCAGAACCGGCACGGGCGGCCGATCACCCGTGACGCGCTGCGCGCCCGGCTCGGGGTGTCCAACCAGCTCGCCTCCGACCTCCTCCGCCAGATCCGCACCGAAACCGCCTGA
- a CDS encoding helix-turn-helix domain-containing protein yields MNELVLTVDEAAERLRVSRWTLYNLMRSNQLRTIKIGRRRLVPVTALAECLDLLAEEAA; encoded by the coding sequence TTGAACGAACTCGTCCTCACCGTCGACGAGGCCGCCGAACGGCTCCGCGTGAGCCGCTGGACCCTCTACAACCTCATGCGCTCCAACCAGCTCCGGACGATCAAGATCGGCCGTCGCCGACTCGTCCCCGTCACCGCCCTCGCCGAATGCCTGGACCTGCTTGCCGAGGAGGCTGCCTGA
- a CDS encoding tyrosine-type recombinase/integrase → MSKIMLAAPDGPERRKSARGRARRRANGEGTIVQRKDGRYEAKLFIPTTAGTIKRVSVYGRTRDECHAKYVKLKAQADDGIPVASVNWTVEQYLAYWLENVVRVERRPKTVQGYESVVRLHLIPGLGKKRLGKLTARDVRVLITNVRQACQCCRHGWDAVRDKPRCCALKGGECCQSRLSVRMVQFVLAVLRNALQAAVREEILPRNVARLVTVTTPKYKVNRGLTVDQARAVLKAAEHERLYAMYVLALCLGLRRGELLGLRWEDITLTPCRACGGEGGTCDGEPCAHCAESGVQDAKLEVVQTLQRVGGELRFVPPKTEGSTRTIPLPDLCVTALCEHRVKQRTERAEAWPRWQDHGLVFPSSLGTPMEPDNLRRSWGRIREAAGLEAVRFHDIRHTCVSLLLDLGVPPHVVREIVGHSDIEVTMTIYAHAALDEKRAALRKLGDALG, encoded by the coding sequence ATGTCCAAGATCATGCTTGCCGCGCCGGATGGACCCGAGCGCCGTAAGTCCGCAAGGGGGCGGGCTCGCCGGCGGGCCAACGGTGAGGGGACGATCGTCCAACGGAAGGACGGGCGGTATGAGGCCAAGCTCTTCATACCCACGACCGCCGGAACGATCAAGCGTGTGAGCGTCTACGGCCGAACTCGGGACGAGTGCCACGCCAAGTACGTCAAGCTCAAGGCACAGGCCGATGACGGTATCCCCGTCGCGTCCGTGAACTGGACTGTTGAGCAGTACCTCGCCTACTGGCTGGAGAACGTCGTACGTGTGGAGCGGCGTCCCAAGACCGTGCAGGGCTACGAAAGCGTTGTCCGCCTCCATCTCATCCCCGGCCTGGGCAAGAAGCGGCTCGGCAAGCTCACCGCCCGTGACGTCCGGGTCCTCATCACCAACGTGCGTCAGGCATGTCAATGCTGTCGGCACGGGTGGGACGCCGTCCGGGACAAGCCGCGCTGCTGCGCCCTGAAAGGCGGGGAATGCTGTCAGTCTCGGCTCTCGGTGCGGATGGTGCAGTTCGTCTTGGCCGTCCTCCGTAACGCTCTTCAGGCGGCCGTCCGTGAAGAGATCCTTCCTCGCAACGTCGCACGGCTCGTCACGGTGACCACCCCCAAATACAAGGTCAATCGGGGACTGACGGTCGACCAGGCGCGGGCCGTGCTCAAGGCGGCAGAGCATGAACGGCTCTATGCGATGTACGTCCTGGCGCTGTGCCTGGGCCTGCGGCGCGGTGAACTCCTCGGCCTGCGTTGGGAGGACATCACTCTCACACCGTGCCGGGCCTGCGGCGGGGAGGGCGGAACCTGCGACGGTGAGCCCTGCGCGCACTGCGCGGAATCTGGCGTCCAAGACGCCAAGCTCGAAGTGGTCCAGACGCTTCAGCGGGTGGGCGGCGAACTTCGTTTCGTCCCGCCCAAGACCGAAGGGTCCACGCGGACGATCCCGCTACCGGACCTGTGCGTTACGGCGCTTTGCGAGCATCGTGTCAAGCAGCGCACCGAACGGGCCGAGGCATGGCCGCGCTGGCAGGATCACGGCCTCGTCTTTCCCTCAAGCCTGGGCACGCCCATGGAGCCGGACAACCTTCGGCGCAGCTGGGGCCGGATCCGTGAGGCCGCCGGTCTGGAGGCTGTGCGCTTCCACGACATTCGGCACACCTGCGTCTCGTTGCTCCTGGACCTGGGCGTCCCGCCGCACGTCGTCCGGGAGATCGTCGGGCACAGCGACATCGAGGTCACCATGACGATCTACGCTCATGCCGCTCTCGACGAGAAGCGGGCGGCGCTGCGGAAGCTGGGGGATGCTCTCGGCTGA
- a CDS encoding adenylate/guanylate cyclase domain-containing protein — protein MTGRAVVRSLGARLDSLPRLPGVPRTMLELRVRWVLLVVVVVANLGGAVVVLLFATFVVPDPPLEDLDRVRLVNTVAFFSYPVVAGPGALLLGLYLWRPVVRLVREGGIPDHAQRRAVLLGPLRLTLLVGGLWAVGAVGWAVLDLVLFTARLAVKTGLTCLLGAMTTSTIVYLLSERLLRPAAALVLASEQQAAGVEARPITLPGVTTRVMLAWALGTAIPVLGLICVAIAALAAPGIATTQLAITILGLGGVALAVGMYVTYIATRAIADPIKSVRMGMARVERGDLGAEVPVYDASEVGGLQVGFNHMVAGLRDHERLRDLFGRHVGEEVAGLALERGDIELGGETREVAVLFVDLTGSTRLAETRSPDEVVGLLNRFFGVVVNVVGAHGGWINKFEGDAALAIFGAPNEAEDAAGGALGAGRELALRLRTEVPQLDAGIGVSAGPVVAGYIGAEKRFEYTVIGDPVNEAARLSDLAKVSPGRVLASGTVHDLARPDEAAAWEAGRPVTLRGRRRPTRLVTPRPATVVRPATPVPVVAEAVVPAPRRRLRRRPRFRRGRVLFRAVVPVPRIVRPARQDGGRRDDTEAVEGDVVRLDGMDGLA, from the coding sequence GTGACCGGCAGAGCGGTGGTGCGCAGTCTCGGCGCCCGGTTGGACAGCCTTCCCCGGCTCCCCGGCGTCCCCCGGACGATGCTCGAACTCCGGGTCCGGTGGGTGCTCCTGGTCGTGGTCGTCGTCGCGAACCTCGGTGGCGCGGTGGTGGTGCTGCTGTTCGCGACGTTCGTCGTTCCCGATCCTCCGCTGGAGGACCTCGATCGCGTACGGCTGGTGAACACGGTCGCGTTCTTCAGCTATCCGGTGGTGGCCGGACCGGGGGCGTTGCTGCTGGGGCTGTACCTGTGGCGTCCGGTGGTCCGGCTCGTACGGGAGGGGGGCATCCCCGACCATGCGCAGCGGCGGGCGGTGCTGCTCGGGCCGCTGCGGCTGACGCTGCTGGTGGGCGGGTTGTGGGCGGTCGGCGCGGTGGGCTGGGCGGTGCTCGACCTGGTGCTGTTCACCGCGCGGCTGGCGGTCAAGACCGGGCTGACCTGCCTGCTCGGCGCGATGACCACGTCCACGATCGTCTATCTGCTGTCGGAACGGCTGCTGCGGCCGGCCGCGGCGCTGGTGCTGGCGAGCGAGCAGCAGGCGGCCGGCGTGGAGGCGCGGCCGATCACGTTGCCGGGTGTCACGACCCGGGTCATGCTCGCGTGGGCGCTGGGCACCGCCATCCCGGTGCTCGGGCTGATCTGCGTGGCCATCGCGGCGCTGGCGGCACCGGGCATCGCGACCACCCAGCTGGCCATCACGATCCTCGGTCTCGGCGGGGTGGCGCTGGCCGTCGGGATGTACGTGACGTACATCGCCACGCGGGCGATCGCCGATCCGATCAAGTCGGTGCGGATGGGGATGGCACGGGTGGAACGGGGCGATCTCGGGGCCGAGGTGCCGGTGTACGACGCCAGTGAGGTCGGGGGGCTCCAGGTCGGCTTCAACCACATGGTCGCCGGGCTGCGCGACCATGAGCGGCTGCGGGACCTGTTCGGGCGGCATGTGGGCGAGGAGGTCGCGGGCCTGGCCCTGGAACGGGGAGACATCGAGCTGGGCGGGGAGACCCGCGAGGTGGCGGTGCTGTTCGTCGACCTCACCGGGTCCACGAGGCTGGCCGAGACGCGGTCGCCGGACGAGGTGGTGGGGCTGCTCAACCGGTTCTTCGGGGTCGTGGTGAACGTGGTGGGCGCCCACGGTGGGTGGATCAACAAGTTCGAGGGCGACGCGGCGTTGGCGATCTTCGGTGCGCCGAACGAGGCCGAGGACGCGGCGGGCGGCGCGCTGGGGGCGGGACGGGAGCTGGCGCTGCGGCTGCGCACGGAGGTGCCGCAGCTGGACGCGGGGATCGGGGTCTCGGCCGGGCCGGTGGTGGCCGGGTACATCGGGGCGGAGAAGCGCTTCGAGTACACCGTGATCGGTGATCCGGTGAACGAGGCGGCCCGGCTCAGCGATCTGGCCAAGGTCAGTCCGGGGCGGGTGCTGGCCTCCGGGACGGTCCATGACCTGGCGCGGCCCGACGAGGCCGCGGCGTGGGAGGCCGGCCGGCCGGTCACGCTGCGCGGGCGGCGCCGTCCGACGCGTCTGGTCACGCCCCGGCCGGCGACGGTGGTGCGGCCGGCGACGCCGGTGCCGGTGGTGGCGGAGGCCGTCGTGCCGGCGCCGCGGCGGCGGCTGCGGCGGCGGCCGCGGTTCCGGCGCGGGCGGGTCCTGTTCCGCGCGGTGGTCCCGGTGCCGAGGATCGTCCGGCCCGCGCGGCAGGACGGGGGCCGCCGGGACGACACGGAGGCGGTGGAGGGGGACGTGGTGCGGCTCGACGGCATGGACGGGCTGGCATAG
- a CDS encoding glycerophosphodiester phosphodiesterase has product MFRRLGLSLAAVLAGSLIIGIANPAAAQPVAAPAAQVANVAHRGASAYAPENTIAAFRLARAQRADMFELDVQETKDHQLILMHDTTLARTTDVESVYPDRAPWPVSAFTLAEIRKLDAGSWFGAKYAGERVPTLAEALRSMRGSGLGLLLEVKAPSLYPGIEGRIAAELRRHPSWLRPDPSERLLVVQSFDFDSMRRFHAIMPRVPVGLLGTPAVEDLPELAGFADQINPNHGALTAEYVQRVHRLRMEVFTWTVDDPAAMRRVIGLGVDGVITNKPDVLGDVLGEGAASPAAA; this is encoded by the coding sequence ATGTTCCGACGGCTCGGCCTTTCCCTCGCCGCAGTCCTGGCCGGTTCGCTGATCATAGGTATCGCGAACCCCGCGGCCGCCCAGCCTGTAGCGGCCCCCGCCGCGCAGGTCGCCAACGTCGCCCACCGGGGCGCCTCCGCGTACGCGCCGGAGAACACGATCGCCGCGTTCAGGCTGGCCCGTGCCCAGCGCGCCGACATGTTCGAACTGGACGTGCAGGAGACCAAGGACCACCAGCTGATCCTCATGCACGACACCACGCTGGCCCGGACGACCGACGTGGAGTCGGTCTACCCGGACCGGGCGCCGTGGCCGGTCTCCGCCTTCACCCTGGCGGAGATCCGCAAGCTCGACGCGGGGTCCTGGTTCGGGGCGAAGTACGCGGGTGAGCGCGTGCCGACCCTGGCCGAGGCGCTGCGCTCCATGCGGGGCAGCGGCCTCGGACTGCTGCTGGAGGTCAAGGCGCCCTCCCTCTACCCGGGCATCGAGGGCCGGATCGCGGCGGAGCTGCGGCGCCACCCGTCCTGGCTGCGGCCCGACCCGTCCGAGCGCCTGCTGGTCGTGCAGTCGTTCGACTTCGACTCGATGCGGCGGTTCCACGCGATCATGCCGCGGGTGCCGGTCGGCCTGCTCGGCACGCCGGCCGTGGAGGACCTGCCCGAACTGGCCGGGTTCGCCGACCAGATCAACCCGAACCACGGCGCCCTGACCGCCGAGTACGTCCAGCGCGTGCACCGGCTGCGGATGGAGGTCTTCACCTGGACCGTCGACGACCCGGCGGCCATGCGCCGCGTCATCGGCCTCGGGGTGGACGGCGTCATCACCAACAAGCCCGACGTCCTCGGCGACGTCCTGGGCGAGGGCGCGGCGAGCCCGGCCGCGGCCTGA
- a CDS encoding SH3-like domain-containing protein has translation MSRVHDMGGQQGFGPVPVVVGGEPPFHADWEARVFALSRALLGAGAFNVDEFRDAIESLPPETYLASSYYERWLMAMENLLEAKGLA, from the coding sequence ATGAGCCGAGTGCACGACATGGGCGGCCAGCAAGGATTCGGGCCGGTTCCGGTGGTCGTGGGCGGTGAGCCTCCGTTCCACGCCGACTGGGAGGCGCGCGTGTTCGCCCTCAGCCGCGCCCTGCTGGGCGCCGGCGCGTTCAACGTGGACGAGTTCCGCGACGCCATCGAGAGCCTGCCCCCGGAGACCTACCTCGCGTCCTCCTATTACGAACGCTGGCTCATGGCCATGGAGAACCTCCTGGAGGCGAAGGGCCTTGCCTGA
- a CDS encoding SH3-like domain-containing protein has protein sequence MPDGAFRGPAAFAVGDRVRVRAGDPDHHTRVPRYVRGQEGEIVLMYDAWPLPDDRARGIDPPRVETVYVVRFAARDLWGTGRHTVAVDLWESYLEPC, from the coding sequence TTGCCTGACGGCGCGTTCCGGGGACCCGCGGCCTTCGCGGTGGGCGACCGCGTACGGGTCCGCGCCGGCGACCCCGACCACCACACCAGGGTGCCGCGCTACGTGCGCGGCCAGGAGGGCGAGATCGTCCTCATGTACGACGCCTGGCCGCTGCCCGACGACCGGGCGCGCGGCATCGATCCGCCGAGGGTCGAGACCGTCTACGTCGTACGGTTCGCCGCCCGCGACCTGTGGGGTACGGGGCGGCACACGGTGGCCGTCGATCTGTGGGAGTCCTACCTTGAGCCATGTTGA
- a CDS encoding nitrile hydratase subunit alpha, producing MSHVDLPVAARVRRLEERVIAAGLTTDERLESFLREFLVRAAPSNGARLAARAWTDPEFRERLLADGNAAVAELGLGPADPARYGYRLQVVANTARVHNVIVCTLCSCYPVPLLGPSPSWYKSNAYRARVVREPRAVLAEFGTVLPDEVEIAVWDSSSEARYMVLPRRPEGTGGLAEDELAGLVTREGLIGTALV from the coding sequence TTGAGCCATGTTGACCTGCCGGTGGCGGCCCGGGTGCGGCGCCTGGAGGAGCGGGTGATCGCCGCCGGGCTGACCACCGACGAGCGGCTGGAGTCGTTCCTGCGGGAGTTCCTCGTCCGGGCCGCGCCGTCGAACGGCGCGCGGCTGGCGGCGCGGGCCTGGACCGATCCGGAGTTCCGGGAACGCCTTCTGGCCGACGGGAACGCGGCGGTGGCCGAGCTCGGGCTGGGGCCGGCCGATCCGGCCCGGTACGGGTACCGCCTCCAGGTCGTCGCGAACACCGCGCGCGTCCACAACGTGATCGTCTGCACGCTCTGCTCGTGCTACCCGGTGCCGCTGCTGGGGCCGTCCCCGTCCTGGTACAAGAGCAACGCCTACCGGGCCCGGGTGGTGCGGGAGCCGCGGGCCGTGCTCGCCGAGTTCGGGACGGTCCTGCCGGACGAGGTGGAGATCGCCGTCTGGGACTCCAGTTCCGAGGCCCGCTACATGGTCCTGCCGCGCCGTCCCGAGGGCACCGGGGGCCTGGCCGAGGACGAGCTGGCGGGGCTCGTGACCCGGGAAGGGCTGATCGGGACCGCCCTCGTCTGA